The following are from one region of the Streptomyces fradiae genome:
- a CDS encoding class I SAM-dependent methyltransferase yields MEAVSRTAQWTAAARALETEREDRLFADPYARTVADQIGFELLERYAGGGTVPFLAIRTTYLDRQIVRTVEERGIKQVVFLAAGMDTRFFRLPWPDGVTVYELDRPALLEAKAEMLAEEPAPAGRTRITVPVDLTQDWTGPLKEAGWKSEEPVLWVVEGLLFFLPEQAVRTLISLLAAHAAPGSVLLGDVISKAALENPLARSFMNALAEDGNPWLFGTEEPEALLDACGWAVREVKQPGEPGADFDRWPYPVPARSVPRVPRSFLFTCDLPSSSTQEAAA; encoded by the coding sequence GTGGAGGCCGTATCCCGCACCGCCCAGTGGACCGCCGCCGCGCGCGCCCTGGAGACCGAGCGCGAGGACCGGCTGTTCGCCGATCCCTACGCGCGCACCGTCGCCGACCAGATCGGCTTCGAACTGCTCGAGCGCTACGCCGGCGGCGGCACCGTGCCGTTCCTCGCCATCCGCACCACCTACCTGGACCGCCAGATCGTCAGGACGGTCGAGGAGCGCGGCATCAAGCAGGTCGTCTTCCTCGCCGCCGGCATGGACACCCGCTTCTTCCGGCTGCCCTGGCCCGACGGCGTCACCGTCTACGAGCTCGACCGCCCGGCGCTGCTCGAGGCCAAGGCCGAGATGCTGGCCGAGGAGCCCGCGCCGGCCGGCCGTACCCGGATCACCGTCCCGGTCGACCTCACCCAGGACTGGACGGGACCGCTGAAGGAGGCCGGCTGGAAGAGCGAGGAGCCCGTCCTCTGGGTCGTCGAGGGACTGCTGTTCTTCCTGCCCGAGCAGGCCGTCCGCACCCTCATCTCGCTGCTCGCCGCGCACGCCGCCCCCGGCTCCGTGCTGCTCGGCGACGTCATCTCCAAGGCCGCCCTGGAGAACCCGCTCGCCCGCTCCTTCATGAACGCCCTGGCGGAGGACGGCAACCCGTGGCTCTTCGGCACCGAGGAGCCCGAGGCGCTGCTCGACGCCTGCGGCTGGGCGGTGCGCGAGGTCAAGCAGCCGGGCGAGCCCGGCGCCGACTTCGACCGCTGGCCCTACCCGGTGCCGGCCCGCTCCGTCCCGCGCGTCCCCCGTTCCTTCCTCTTCACCTGTGACCTCCCTTCGAGCAGCACGCAGGAGGCGGCCGCATGA
- a CDS encoding class I SAM-dependent methyltransferase codes for MSAHDFHQKVITDAGAAVRGLTVALGERLGLYKALATEGPLTAEQLAERTGTNPRYIEEWLHAQLSAGYVERHPSSLTYTLPADHVEVLADPTAVTYAAGFFTALKALYATEDLLVEAYRTGDGVGWAEHDAALDTGMGSFFQPTYEHKLVPDWLPALHEVTDKLGAGGTVADVGCGVGHTTLLIAKAFPNATVHGFDYSEEAISIARQLAEEAGLSDRVVFDVASADDYPGSGYDLVCFFNALHDMGDPVAAAQHVHKSLDADGTWMLVESNVSPADIDTQTPAARMFMALSAVMCLPVAVAQRGPHALGNHSGEKAFRAIAEEAGFTRWRRATETPVNAVYEVRP; via the coding sequence ATGAGCGCCCACGACTTCCACCAGAAGGTCATCACCGACGCCGGCGCGGCCGTACGCGGACTGACCGTCGCCCTCGGCGAGCGCCTCGGCCTCTACAAGGCCCTGGCCACCGAAGGCCCCCTCACCGCCGAGCAGCTCGCCGAGCGCACCGGCACCAATCCGCGCTACATCGAGGAGTGGCTGCACGCCCAGCTCTCCGCCGGGTACGTGGAGCGGCACCCGAGCTCGCTCACGTACACCCTGCCCGCCGACCACGTCGAGGTGCTCGCCGACCCGACCGCCGTCACGTACGCCGCCGGCTTCTTCACCGCCCTGAAGGCGCTGTACGCCACCGAGGACCTGCTCGTCGAGGCGTACAGGACCGGCGACGGCGTCGGCTGGGCCGAGCACGACGCGGCGCTCGACACCGGCATGGGCTCCTTCTTCCAGCCGACGTACGAGCACAAGCTCGTCCCGGACTGGCTGCCCGCGCTGCACGAGGTCACCGACAAGCTCGGCGCCGGCGGCACCGTCGCCGACGTCGGCTGCGGCGTCGGCCACACCACCCTGCTCATCGCGAAGGCCTTCCCGAACGCCACCGTCCACGGCTTCGACTACTCCGAGGAGGCCATCTCCATCGCGCGGCAGCTCGCCGAGGAGGCCGGCCTGTCCGACCGGGTCGTCTTCGACGTCGCCTCCGCCGACGACTACCCGGGCTCCGGCTACGACCTCGTCTGCTTCTTCAACGCCCTGCACGACATGGGCGACCCGGTCGCCGCCGCCCAGCACGTGCACAAGTCGCTGGACGCCGACGGGACGTGGATGCTCGTCGAGTCGAACGTCTCGCCCGCCGACATCGACACCCAGACCCCCGCCGCCCGCATGTTCATGGCCCTGTCCGCCGTGATGTGCCTGCCCGTCGCGGTCGCCCAGCGCGGCCCGCACGCGCTCGGCAACCACTCCGGCGAGAAGGCCTTCCGTGCCATCGCCGAGGAGGCCGGCTTCACCCGCTGGCGCCGCGCCACCGAGACCCCGGTCAACGCGGTCTACGAAGTCCGGCCGTAA